In Methanonatronarchaeum thermophilum, a genomic segment contains:
- a CDS encoding amidohydrolase family protein — MQVIAGTVYKGDYEPIEGYVAFDNGVIMEVGVGEPPKKPTMVGTVVPSFINVHTHLGDASLKVNPDRYSLDELVGPGGIKEKGLENLGFNQLVKGMERALNQACREGTTHHLDFREGGVRGIKALRKAGKNTKINSLIYGRPTKIDRKNIEKVVKKADGVGLSSVCDYSEAELRTFLKTLLGFKIPIGIHAGESKTNQTQSLDRFGRSEVVRSLDFDPNHLVHLTNPVHDDLQKVGESNTPVVVCPRSNKITKSGKPPIKQLLKQNILVGLGTDNAMLCSPSLLDEARHLYREYKLDPETIMKIATINGGKIIGVDNRIIQGNRTNIMVVEEVNMGIKALLKGRASIATVISGLDVIENV, encoded by the coding sequence ATGCAGGTTATTGCTGGAACTGTTTATAAAGGTGATTATGAGCCTATAGAAGGGTATGTGGCGTTTGATAATGGTGTTATAATGGAGGTTGGTGTTGGTGAGCCGCCTAAAAAACCTACAATGGTAGGTACGGTGGTTCCTTCATTTATCAATGTACATACCCATTTGGGTGATGCCAGTCTTAAAGTTAATCCTGATAGATATAGTTTGGATGAGTTGGTTGGGCCGGGTGGTATAAAAGAAAAGGGCTTAGAGAACCTGGGTTTTAATCAACTTGTTAAAGGAATGGAGCGGGCTTTAAACCAAGCTTGTAGGGAAGGAACTACACATCATCTTGATTTTCGGGAAGGTGGTGTTAGAGGGATAAAAGCCCTTAGAAAAGCAGGGAAAAACACTAAGATAAACTCGTTAATATACGGCCGGCCAACTAAAATAGATAGAAAGAACATAGAGAAGGTTGTTAAAAAAGCTGATGGCGTTGGTTTAAGCAGTGTATGCGACTACAGTGAAGCTGAACTGAGAACATTTTTGAAGACACTACTTGGTTTTAAAATACCAATCGGTATTCATGCAGGAGAGTCAAAAACAAACCAAACACAATCTTTGGATAGGTTTGGTCGTTCCGAGGTTGTTAGGTCTCTTGATTTCGATCCAAACCACCTTGTACACCTAACAAACCCAGTGCATGATGACCTGCAGAAGGTAGGTGAATCCAACACCCCTGTTGTTGTGTGTCCCCGTTCGAACAAGATAACCAAGTCAGGTAAACCACCAATAAAACAATTATTAAAACAAAACATCCTGGTTGGTTTAGGAACAGACAACGCTATGTTATGCAGTCCATCACTTCTCGATGAAGCCAGACACCTATACAGGGAATACAAACTTGATCCAGAAACCATAATGAAAATAGCAACAATAAATGGAGGAAAAATTATTGGAGTTGACAACAGAATAATTCAGGGTAATAGGACCAATATTATGGTGGTTGAAGAAGTAAATATGGGTATAAAGGCCCTGCTTAAAGGACGTGCATCGATTGCCACCGTAATCAGCGGTCTGGATGTGATTGAAAATGTATGA
- a CDS encoding universal stress protein, which produces MYDRILIPNDGSDKTEEAIKEGIELAKLTGAELHTIFVVNIATFENIPETGVWNQTKGILEKEGEAANKEVERKCEDQGVKCKSKILSGKPHTEILDYAKKNKIDLIVMGTTSKKGVDKFLLGSVAEKVLRSSESPVMVVRSK; this is translated from the coding sequence ATGTATGATAGAATCTTAATCCCCAACGATGGTTCCGATAAAACTGAAGAAGCCATCAAAGAAGGTATAGAACTTGCTAAACTCACTGGAGCAGAACTCCACACGATATTCGTAGTAAACATAGCCACATTCGAAAACATACCTGAAACAGGGGTATGGAACCAAACAAAAGGAATCCTCGAGAAAGAAGGTGAAGCCGCAAACAAAGAAGTAGAGAGAAAATGCGAAGACCAAGGAGTTAAATGCAAATCAAAGATACTAAGCGGTAAACCACATACCGAAATACTTGATTACGCAAAAAAGAACAAAATCGACTTGATAGTTATGGGTACCACAAGCAAGAAGGGCGTAGATAAATTCCTTCTCGGCAGCGTAGCTGAAAAAGTGCTTAGATCCTCAGAAAGCCCAGTTATGGTTGTCAGATCAAAGTAA
- a CDS encoding CBS domain-containing protein, whose amino-acid sequence MKVKEIMSTDVEVAKVPGTVEEVFGLFKNGQHSGLPVIKEDTNKVVGIITRSDLLKNPQEDQIAMLMTRDPVVIDEEKTLTEAAKLILRHDIRRLPVVKNEELTGIISVADLVKVIPNMEVEGTVTEYANGHCTSSWINTPVPIIGEIMRLSNADSIPLLDDDCKVGGIISDTDLVKAFEIEESLEKSDMGAASDENEWTWDGVRDTMKFYYGVSKLKLPRVPVKEIMTDNVVTVYIGAEISDCAKKMARNKIEQIPILDEDENLIGLLRDRDLIKTYI is encoded by the coding sequence ATGAAGGTAAAAGAGATAATGTCAACGGACGTTGAAGTTGCAAAAGTCCCTGGAACAGTCGAAGAAGTCTTCGGGTTATTCAAAAACGGACAACACTCCGGCCTACCAGTAATAAAAGAAGACACAAACAAAGTAGTAGGAATAATAACAAGAAGCGACCTACTGAAAAACCCACAAGAAGACCAAATAGCCATGCTAATGACACGAGACCCAGTAGTCATCGATGAAGAAAAAACACTAACAGAAGCAGCTAAACTAATCCTAAGACATGACATAAGACGACTACCAGTCGTAAAAAATGAAGAACTAACCGGAATAATATCGGTAGCAGACCTCGTCAAAGTAATACCCAACATGGAAGTCGAAGGCACAGTAACCGAATACGCAAACGGACACTGCACATCCAGCTGGATAAACACACCAGTACCGATAATCGGAGAGATAATGAGACTCTCAAACGCAGACTCAATACCACTACTCGACGACGATTGCAAAGTCGGTGGAATAATATCCGACACAGACCTCGTCAAAGCATTCGAAATAGAAGAAAGCCTAGAAAAATCAGACATGGGTGCCGCCTCAGATGAAAACGAATGGACCTGGGACGGAGTAAGAGACACAATGAAATTCTACTACGGAGTCTCAAAACTAAAACTACCACGCGTACCAGTCAAAGAAATAATGACAGATAACGTAGTAACCGTCTACATAGGAGCAGAAATATCCGACTGCGCAAAAAAAATGGCAAGAAACAAAATCGAACAAATACCCATACTAGACGAAGACGAAAACCTAATCGGCCTACTACGAGACCGCGACCTAATAAAAACCTACATCTAA
- a CDS encoding ORC1-type DNA replication protein, whose translation MEDSSSIFDKLLEEDGIFENKEILRPSYTPNRLPHRSKQVNEIARILVPALKGETPSNILIYGKTGTGKTVAVKHVGRELEKKGEELNVDCSVIYLNCKVVDTQYRALAHIARHFDKDVPLTGWPTDQVYHELKDALDDRKKVATIMLDEIDRIIGKSGDDILYNLSRINSDLERSKVSIIGISNDLKFTEVLDPRIKSSLGEEDIIFPPYNADQLRDILQQRAERAIKEGAINSEVIPLCAAFAAQEHGDARRALDLLRVSGELAEKNGEEIRPEHVRKAQEKIELDRVLEVVRTLPTQSKVVLLAIVKHQECDRNTLTTGEVYEMYKKLARKIDIETLTQRRITDLISELDMLGIINAVVVSKGRYGRTKEISMNMSIDEIQNVLLTDYRLQNLKDYCPSTQTKL comes from the coding sequence ATGGAAGATTCATCTAGTATTTTCGATAAACTTCTTGAGGAAGACGGTATTTTTGAAAACAAAGAGATTTTAAGACCTTCTTATACACCTAACAGACTCCCGCATAGAAGCAAACAGGTTAATGAGATTGCGAGAATTCTTGTACCAGCACTTAAAGGGGAGACACCCAGCAATATATTGATTTATGGTAAAACAGGTACTGGAAAAACGGTTGCGGTTAAGCATGTAGGTCGTGAGCTTGAGAAAAAAGGAGAAGAACTGAATGTTGATTGTAGTGTTATATACCTGAACTGTAAGGTAGTGGATACTCAGTATCGGGCTTTGGCTCATATTGCACGGCATTTCGATAAGGATGTTCCTCTCACAGGATGGCCTACAGACCAGGTATACCATGAATTAAAGGATGCTTTGGATGACCGTAAAAAGGTAGCCACGATAATGCTTGACGAGATAGATAGAATTATAGGTAAAAGTGGTGACGATATTTTATACAACCTAAGCCGGATAAACTCCGACCTAGAACGGTCTAAAGTTAGCATTATCGGTATATCAAACGACTTAAAGTTTACAGAAGTTCTTGATCCCAGAATAAAAAGTTCTTTGGGTGAAGAAGACATAATCTTCCCTCCCTATAACGCAGATCAACTGAGAGATATACTACAACAAAGAGCGGAGAGAGCGATCAAGGAAGGTGCGATAAACAGCGAAGTAATACCTCTATGTGCTGCGTTCGCGGCTCAAGAACATGGTGACGCACGAAGGGCGCTTGACCTACTAAGAGTATCTGGTGAGTTAGCTGAAAAAAATGGAGAAGAGATACGGCCAGAACACGTAAGAAAAGCACAAGAAAAAATAGAGCTGGACCGAGTTCTCGAAGTGGTTAGAACACTACCCACCCAATCGAAAGTGGTTCTACTAGCAATAGTGAAACACCAAGAATGCGACCGTAACACACTAACGACAGGCGAAGTATACGAGATGTACAAAAAACTTGCTAGAAAAATCGATATAGAAACATTGACACAACGGAGAATAACAGACCTGATATCGGAGCTGGATATGCTCGGCATAATAAACGCAGTTGTAGTCAGCAAAGGTAGGTATGGACGTACAAAAGAAATCTCAATGAACATGTCGATCGATGAAATACAAAACGTACTACTAACCGACTACAGACTACAGAATCTCAAAGATTATTGCCCATCAACACAAACTAAACTATGA
- a CDS encoding S26 family signal peptidase, translating into MSEGSSGEGRSWHVLFLRDLAIALAGLLVVVSVLYLYAGLWPPFVAVESPSMEPNIGEGDLVFLKSTDNVLTGEEAAVLGETSFGGYGDVIVFSVPGDDRSILHRAVDWVDEGEPMWDGGPEAPHSGFITMGDNNREIDQKSLFEEQPIKPEWVDGKAVCSVPYLGMLTLGLEEFREGSPVGLPGLQYQCI; encoded by the coding sequence ATGTCTGAAGGTAGTTCTGGTGAGGGCCGTAGTTGGCATGTTTTGTTTTTGAGGGATTTAGCTATAGCGTTGGCTGGGTTGTTGGTTGTGGTTTCTGTTTTGTATCTTTATGCTGGTTTGTGGCCTCCTTTTGTTGCTGTGGAGAGTCCGAGTATGGAGCCTAATATTGGTGAGGGGGATCTTGTTTTTTTGAAGTCTACTGATAATGTTTTGACTGGTGAGGAGGCTGCTGTGCTTGGTGAAACTAGTTTTGGTGGTTATGGGGATGTGATTGTTTTTTCTGTTCCTGGTGATGATCGTAGTATTTTGCATCGTGCGGTGGATTGGGTTGATGAGGGGGAGCCTATGTGGGATGGGGGGCCTGAAGCGCCGCATAGTGGGTTTATTACTATGGGTGATAACAACCGGGAGATTGATCAGAAGTCGTTGTTTGAGGAACAGCCTATTAAGCCTGAGTGGGTTGATGGTAAAGCTGTTTGCAGTGTTCCTTATCTTGGTATGTTGACTTTGGGGTTGGAGGAGTTTAGAGAAGGAAGTCCTGTTGGTCTTCCAGGGCTTCAATATCAGTGTATTTAG
- a CDS encoding LabA-like NYN domain-containing protein — translation MMYKDQRVAVFIDSQNMYHSTKSLFNKNLDYSTILEYAVDGRKLIRAIAYVVKADTSEEETFFDALKDIGFEIKIKELKVYYDGTKKGDWDMGIAIDAMALANKVDVIILVTGDGDFTALVETLKAKGVRVEVISFKRSTSKELTEAATKYTDIEALEDQQDFLL, via the coding sequence ATGATGTATAAAGACCAGAGGGTAGCCGTCTTTATAGACAGCCAAAACATGTACCACTCGACCAAAAGCCTGTTCAACAAAAACCTAGACTACAGTACAATATTAGAATACGCAGTAGACGGCCGTAAATTAATAAGAGCAATAGCATACGTCGTCAAAGCAGACACATCTGAAGAAGAAACCTTCTTCGACGCACTCAAAGACATAGGTTTCGAAATAAAAATAAAAGAACTTAAAGTATACTACGACGGAACAAAAAAAGGCGATTGGGACATGGGAATAGCAATAGACGCCATGGCCCTCGCAAACAAAGTAGACGTAATAATATTAGTAACAGGTGATGGAGACTTCACAGCACTAGTAGAAACACTGAAAGCAAAAGGCGTTAGAGTAGAAGTAATCAGCTTCAAAAGAAGCACATCAAAAGAACTTACAGAAGCCGCTACTAAATACACTGATATTGAAGCCCTGGAAGACCAACAGGACTTCCTTCTCTAA
- a CDS encoding DNA-directed DNA polymerase II small subunit: protein MEIVEKCISKGIFLHPDAKQKLEKQENPNQLIEKILETYEFKNPVLQPKHIEKYLKENPNKTHRKTKPTVEKITDDKPNQKPNQKPKQTKNPDKIAKPETENKNNSSGVETSSKDKSGEDSSVETNETGEGGSGESGVVVKRDITGRSECEGELKNFINYFNDRYERIKKEIGKRNGMRNVRPIDSLDTSKDSVSLVGIVNDVRDTSNGHKLILLEDKTGEVPALALKHRSDVYSDSEKVLQDEVIGLKGTTSDNGSDLFILDEIVWPDLPLSTGKPETKGDGYIAFISDVHFGSTTFMDSAWSRFVDWLNGEMGGPEHKKTVQKIKYLCIAGDLVEGIGVYPGQKKELRTVSITEQYKEAAEQLKKIPEHINIIISPGNHDAVRQAEPQPALDEKLQKQFDRDNITFIGNPSTIEIEGVEIIVYHGRSLDDLIAELPNCSYEKPANAMKEFVKRRHLSPIYGKKTPIAPENQDHLFVDKPDIIHCGHVHKFGIDNHKGVQLFNTGTWQKQTKFQKKKGIHPDPGRVVLYNLKNHEPKIVKFCN, encoded by the coding sequence ATGGAAATAGTCGAAAAATGCATCTCAAAAGGAATATTCCTACACCCAGACGCAAAACAAAAACTAGAAAAACAAGAAAACCCCAACCAACTAATAGAAAAAATACTAGAAACATACGAATTCAAAAACCCAGTCCTACAACCAAAACACATAGAAAAATACCTAAAAGAAAACCCAAACAAAACACATAGAAAAACAAAACCAACCGTAGAAAAAATAACAGACGACAAACCAAACCAAAAACCAAACCAAAAACCCAAACAAACAAAAAACCCAGATAAAATTGCAAAACCTGAAACTGAAAACAAAAATAATAGTTCTGGTGTGGAAACCAGTTCAAAAGACAAATCTGGTGAGGATAGTAGTGTGGAAACTAATGAAACTGGGGAAGGTGGTAGTGGTGAGAGTGGTGTTGTTGTTAAGCGTGATATTACCGGTAGGTCCGAGTGTGAAGGTGAGTTGAAGAATTTTATCAATTATTTTAATGACCGGTATGAGCGGATAAAGAAGGAGATCGGTAAGAGAAATGGAATGAGGAATGTCAGGCCGATCGATTCCTTGGATACCAGTAAGGATAGTGTTTCTCTGGTTGGAATTGTAAACGATGTTCGTGATACATCGAATGGACATAAATTGATTTTATTAGAGGATAAAACCGGTGAAGTACCTGCATTAGCTTTAAAACACCGTAGCGATGTTTATAGTGATTCAGAGAAGGTTTTGCAAGATGAGGTTATAGGGCTTAAAGGAACAACATCAGACAATGGTTCCGACCTATTTATTTTAGACGAAATTGTCTGGCCAGACCTACCTCTATCCACCGGTAAACCGGAAACAAAAGGAGATGGATACATAGCGTTTATCTCCGACGTACATTTCGGTAGCACCACCTTCATGGATAGTGCTTGGAGCCGTTTTGTCGATTGGTTAAACGGTGAGATGGGTGGGCCAGAGCACAAAAAAACTGTTCAAAAAATAAAATACCTATGCATCGCCGGAGACCTCGTTGAAGGAATCGGCGTATACCCAGGACAGAAAAAAGAACTAAGAACTGTAAGCATTACCGAACAATACAAAGAGGCTGCCGAACAACTCAAAAAAATCCCCGAACACATAAACATCATCATAAGTCCTGGAAACCACGATGCAGTTAGACAAGCCGAACCACAACCAGCTTTAGATGAAAAACTACAGAAACAGTTCGATAGAGACAACATAACCTTCATCGGAAACCCAAGCACCATCGAAATAGAAGGCGTAGAAATAATAGTATACCACGGAAGGTCCCTAGACGACCTAATCGCCGAACTACCCAACTGCAGCTATGAAAAACCAGCTAACGCAATGAAAGAATTCGTAAAAAGAAGACACCTATCCCCAATATACGGCAAAAAAACACCAATAGCACCAGAAAACCAAGACCACCTCTTCGTAGACAAACCCGACATAATACACTGCGGCCACGTCCACAAATTCGGCATAGACAACCACAAAGGAGTGCAACTATTCAACACCGGCACATGGCAAAAACAAACCAAATTCCAAAAGAAAAAAGGAATACACCCCGACCCCGGAAGAGTAGTCCTATACAACCTAAAAAACCACGAACCAAAAATAGTCAAATTTTGCAACTAA
- a CDS encoding B12-binding domain-containing radical SAM protein: protein MRVLLVQPHAAEELIFKRVIGLQIQPIGLGYIASSLQEAGHDVRITDLPAENKDVQDFANHIKTYKPDILGLYIATYRSENALELMRTAKKINPDIKTVCGGPHSSVVAEQLVQNDCVDVVVCGEGEITIKEVANTIEQGDSLTDVKGVVYQKGNEVMVNEPRPLIEDLDSLPLPARNLFDRDRYRLMDHLNIATVVSSRGCTYGCNYCTVPALYGNRWRARSPENVVDEMEHVQKKYNPDILMFLDDNFDSDEDRVWDICDEIEKRDIELTWGCLSGGLQDGKPELTKRMSEVGCKVIGYNLETGSQKSIDTLNRGVSLQQAKEALELSGELGMIRILNIVIGFPGETEEDIRQSIQFAKDVNVEFPLFFLPTPYPGTDFHKTAKRQGMIEELDWEKYTTMNPVIETEYLDLDTLRGLNKEAYRECYLSLNSIPRYTKMTKNVIQDGWIQLKDLPQLIVGGGMMFLNISRF from the coding sequence ATGAGAGTTTTATTGGTTCAGCCACATGCAGCTGAAGAACTTATTTTTAAAAGAGTTATCGGGCTGCAGATACAGCCTATCGGTCTTGGGTATATAGCTTCTTCACTGCAGGAGGCAGGGCATGATGTAAGGATAACCGATCTGCCTGCTGAAAATAAAGATGTACAAGATTTTGCAAACCACATAAAAACATATAAACCCGACATACTTGGGTTGTATATCGCCACATATAGGTCTGAAAACGCTTTAGAGTTAATGCGTACAGCTAAAAAAATAAATCCAGATATAAAGACTGTTTGTGGTGGCCCACACTCCAGCGTGGTTGCTGAACAGCTTGTTCAGAACGATTGTGTAGACGTGGTTGTTTGTGGAGAAGGAGAGATCACGATAAAAGAAGTGGCTAACACAATCGAACAGGGTGATAGCCTAACCGATGTTAAAGGAGTTGTATATCAAAAGGGAAATGAAGTAATGGTGAATGAGCCACGCCCCCTAATCGAAGACCTTGATAGCCTCCCATTACCTGCTCGAAACCTCTTCGATCGAGACAGATATCGGTTGATGGACCACTTGAACATAGCGACAGTGGTTAGCAGTCGAGGCTGCACATATGGATGCAACTACTGTACAGTACCTGCATTATACGGTAACCGGTGGCGTGCAAGGTCACCCGAAAACGTTGTAGATGAGATGGAGCATGTTCAAAAAAAATACAACCCAGACATACTCATGTTCCTAGATGACAACTTCGATTCAGACGAAGACAGGGTTTGGGATATCTGCGACGAGATAGAAAAACGAGACATAGAATTAACATGGGGTTGCCTAAGCGGTGGACTACAAGACGGAAAACCCGAACTAACCAAACGAATGAGCGAAGTTGGATGCAAAGTCATCGGATACAACCTAGAAACAGGCTCCCAGAAATCAATAGACACATTAAACAGAGGAGTATCACTACAACAAGCAAAAGAAGCACTGGAACTAAGCGGAGAACTAGGAATGATAAGAATACTCAACATAGTAATCGGTTTCCCAGGTGAAACAGAAGAAGATATACGTCAAAGCATACAGTTCGCAAAAGACGTAAACGTAGAGTTCCCACTATTCTTCCTACCCACACCCTACCCCGGAACAGACTTCCATAAAACAGCAAAAAGACAAGGAATGATAGAAGAACTAGACTGGGAAAAATACACAACAATGAACCCAGTCATAGAAACAGAATACCTCGACCTAGACACACTAAGAGGACTAAACAAAGAAGCCTACCGAGAATGCTACCTATCCCTCAACTCAATACCAAGATACACAAAAATGACAAAAAACGTAATACAAGACGGATGGATACAACTCAAAGACCTACCACAACTAATAGTCGGAGGCGGCATGATGTTCCTAAACATAAGCCGCTTCTAA
- a CDS encoding 5,10-methylenetetrahydromethanopterin reductase yields the protein MKFGVELLPNRPVEEVVEIGCRQEEIGVDQLWVADHFNNRNIYCVLTGIAVETSSVSLGPGVTNPYVVHPGITASAISTVDEVSGGRAMLGLGAGDRTTINKLGLDWDKPVSRTQEAVYVIRRLVRGERLTHDCDFFELDSAKLDISSTEIPIFVGGQGPKMLEMAGLVGDGVLINASHPKDIEVGMERVLHGRENSDYNPKGDIEVVAHTCFSVDSDREKALDAVRPVIAFVAATAPEKVIERHNISLEERDRLQDKIRKDRFGEAKKLVTDKMIDAFSISGTPGECKDRIEELISKGVDTIVFGSPYGPEIKSSLKHVEPIVQEYKE from the coding sequence ATGAAGTTTGGAGTTGAATTGTTACCTAATAGGCCTGTAGAAGAGGTTGTTGAGATAGGTTGTAGGCAGGAGGAGATTGGTGTTGATCAGTTGTGGGTTGCGGATCATTTCAATAATAGGAATATATATTGTGTTTTGACTGGGATCGCGGTTGAAACTAGTTCTGTGTCTTTAGGTCCTGGTGTGACGAATCCGTATGTTGTTCATCCTGGTATTACTGCGTCCGCTATTTCGACAGTTGATGAGGTTTCTGGTGGTCGTGCGATGCTTGGTTTGGGTGCTGGTGATAGGACAACGATTAATAAACTTGGTTTGGATTGGGACAAGCCTGTGAGTCGGACTCAAGAAGCTGTTTATGTTATTCGGCGTTTGGTTAGGGGTGAGCGTTTAACTCATGACTGTGATTTTTTTGAGTTGGATTCTGCAAAACTTGATATTTCAAGTACGGAGATACCTATTTTTGTTGGAGGGCAGGGGCCTAAAATGCTTGAGATGGCTGGTTTGGTTGGTGATGGTGTTTTGATAAATGCTTCACATCCAAAGGATATTGAGGTTGGTATGGAGCGTGTTTTACATGGTAGGGAGAACTCAGATTACAATCCTAAAGGGGATATTGAGGTAGTAGCACATACCTGTTTCTCAGTTGACAGTGATCGTGAGAAGGCTTTGGATGCTGTGCGTCCGGTTATTGCTTTTGTAGCTGCTACAGCCCCTGAGAAGGTGATAGAGCGACATAACATCTCTCTTGAGGAGCGGGATCGGTTGCAAGATAAAATCAGGAAAGATAGGTTTGGAGAGGCAAAAAAACTGGTTACTGATAAAATGATAGATGCCTTCTCAATATCTGGGACTCCTGGTGAATGTAAAGACAGGATAGAAGAACTCATTTCTAAAGGAGTTGACACAATAGTGTTTGGATCTCCCTACGGACCTGAAATCAAAAGCTCTCTAAAACACGTTGAACCAATAGTTCAAGAATATAAAGAATGA
- the cofC gene encoding 2-phospho-L-lactate guanylyltransferase, whose amino-acid sequence MFLIKVLVPVCLENPKTGLSSVLGLHERRELTLWMLRRVVDVASEVGDVCVVSPDELGVGGVDYIVSEEELNLALEGAIDRVGLPVLILPSDIPLVSPSDLGRLVGCGEDVVVAPGDRGGTNGLLLRKRIKLQYNGGSCRKHRCSALERGYSLKTIWIDSVFRDIDEPCDLNYLSRFVIKNDLELNGLLEKIQSVDLRCNG is encoded by the coding sequence GTGTTTTTAATCAAGGTATTGGTTCCTGTTTGTTTGGAAAATCCTAAGACTGGTTTGAGTTCTGTGTTAGGTTTGCATGAGAGGCGGGAGCTTACATTATGGATGTTGAGGCGTGTTGTTGATGTTGCGAGTGAGGTTGGTGATGTCTGTGTTGTGTCCCCTGATGAGCTTGGTGTTGGTGGAGTGGATTACATAGTGAGTGAGGAAGAACTTAATTTGGCGCTTGAGGGTGCTATAGATCGTGTTGGGTTGCCTGTGTTGATATTGCCTTCCGATATTCCTTTGGTTAGTCCGAGTGACCTTGGTAGGTTGGTTGGTTGTGGTGAGGATGTTGTGGTTGCCCCTGGGGATCGAGGTGGTACCAATGGTTTGTTGTTGAGGAAGAGGATTAAGTTGCAGTATAATGGTGGGAGTTGTAGGAAGCATCGATGTTCTGCTTTAGAGAGGGGTTATTCCTTAAAAACTATCTGGATAGATAGTGTTTTTAGAGATATAGATGAACCTTGTGATCTGAATTATTTGAGTAGATTTGTTATTAAAAATGATTTGGAGTTGAATGGATTGTTAGAAAAAATACAGTCAGTTGATTTGAGGTGTAATGGATGA